Proteins co-encoded in one Apium graveolens cultivar Ventura unplaced genomic scaffold, ASM990537v1 ctg7274, whole genome shotgun sequence genomic window:
- the LOC141703977 gene encoding serine/threonine-protein phosphatase BSL1-like — translation MVLRKGWQPPAPEYHRFECNYGRDEDHPGPRCAHTLTAIAPTNNHGARLILFGGATGVEGQGGGATNLRLAGLSNDVHSYDVESNKWTRLRPSGEAPSPRAAHAAAAINSVLVFQGGVGLSGQPIDDLYALDMTNDRCKWYRVVVQGQGPGPRYGHVMEVVAQRYLVSISGNDGRRMLSDAWALDTAKKPYVWQRLNPQGNKPSARVYATGSARWDGMLLLCGGRDTSGTPLADAYGLLLHTNGQWEWTLAPGVCPSARYQHAAAFVGARLHVTGGANKGGRGVNAEAATVVLDTTAGVWLDRKGPVRSSCIKKHHPEQDPPFLRRCRHAAASVGAHIYIYGGLRGDTLLSDFLLAENEPQQFNTSSPALSSQRASYRTSDKLNQYSSTPTTNDRSERPSSAGSSMDWNSMEKLGAISRAVQSEYGTYEGTSGSDNLQREERPLNRSDTEAGVRLHTKAVVTGRLGGIVRHLPLDQFQNESRRVAALYTDPSEPTKKFTRQKSSEGLHKKILSTLLAPRSWRPPANRRFFLDIYEVGELCDAAEQIFMHEPTVLHLKAPIKVFGDLHGQFGDLMRLFDEYGFPSTAGDIGYIDYLFLGDYVDRGQHSLETITLLLALKIQYPDNVYLIRGNHEAPEINALFGFRVECIERMGETDGTWAWKRFNQIFNCLPLAALIEKKIICMHGGIGSSIRSVEQIEKLERPLIVDTGSSVLMDLLWSDPTENDSVEGLRPNSRGPGLVSFGPDRVIDFCKRNNLELIIRAHECVMDGFERFAQGQLITIFSATNYCGTARNAGAILVVGRDLVIVPKLIHPLPPPMQSEEEYPGRMTEDTWMQELNIQRPPTPTRGRPKPALDRYSLAYK, via the exons GTTTGGCTGGCTTGAGTAATGATGTGCACTCGTACGATGTGGAGTCCAATAAATGGACCAG GTTAAGACCGTCTGGTGAGGCGCCTTCACCTAGAGCAGCACATGCAGCTGCAGCTATCAACTCAGTGCTTGTGTTTCAG GGAGGAGTAGGGCTTTCAGGTCAACCGATTGATGACCTTTATGCGCTTGACATGACCAATGACAGGTGCAAGTGGTACAG AGTTGTTGTTCAAGGACAAGGTCCTGGGCCTCGATATGGCCATGTAATGGAAGTGGTTGCGCAGAGATACCTTGTTAGTATCAGTGGAAATGATG GAAGAAGAATGCTCTCAGATGCGTGGGCTTTGGATACTGCTAAAAAGCCATATGTATGGCAGAGACTCAATCCACAAGGCAATAAACCATCTGCTAGAGT GTATGCAACAGGAAGTGCTCGCTGGGATGGCATGCTTTTGCTTTGCGGGGGACGAGACACCTCTGGCACG CCCTTGGCAGATGCTTATGGTCTGCTATTGCATACGAACGGCCAGTGGGAATGGACTCTTGCACCAGGGGTTTGTCCTTCAGCAAGGTATCAACACGCTGCG GCCTTCGTAGGTGCTAGGTTGCATGTTACAGGAGGTGCTAATAAGGGTGGACGGGGAGTTAATGCCGAAGCAGCTACTGTAG TTTTGGACACTACTGCCGGAGTTTGGCTGGATAGAAAGGGACCGGTGAGATCATCATGCATCAAAAAGCATCACCCCGAACAAGATCCTCCTTTCTTGCGTCGTTGTCGCCATGCAGCTGCATCTGTTGGTGctcatatatatatttatggaggGCTCAGAGGAG ATACGTTGTTAAGTGATTTTCTTCTTGCTGAGAATGAACCTCAGCAGTTCAATACCAGTTCCCCTGCTTTGTCGTCTCAGAGGGCTTCGTATAGAACAAGTGACAAATTAAATCAATACAGTTCTACACCAACTACCAATGACAGATCTGAGAGACCCTCTTCTGCCGGCTCAAG CATGGACTGGAATTCAATGGAGAAATTGGGTGCTATCTCGCGAGCTGTGCAGTCGGAATATGGCACTTACGAAGGAACATCTGGGTCAGACAACTTACAAAGAGAAGAAAGGCCTTTAAACAGAAGTGATACAGAGGCGGGCGTTCGTCTCCACACTAAAGCT GTGGTTACTGGGAGACTAGGTGGGATAGTAAGACATTTACCCCTGGATCAGTTCCAGAATGAGAGTAGGCGAGTTGCTGCACTGTATACTGACCCGTCCGAACCTACAAAAAAGTTTACAAGGCAGAAATCTTCTGAAGGCTTGCATAAAAAG ATTTTATCTACGTTGCTTGCGCCTCGAAGTTGGAGACCTCCTGCGAACAGGAGATTTTTTCTAGATATCTATGAAGTTGGCGAGCTTTGTGATGCTGCTGAACAGATCTTTATGCATGAGCCTACAGTTCTTCACTTGAAGGCTCCTATAAAAGTGTTTGGTGATCTTCATGGTCAATTTGGTGACCTGATGCGGCTATTTGATGAATATGGATTTCCTTCCACAGCAGGAGATATAGG TTACATTGATTATCTTTTTCTTGGGGATTATGTTGATCGAGGACAGCACAGCTTGGAGACCATCACTCTTCTCCTTGCACTAAAG ATCCAGTATCCTGATAATGTTTATTTGATTCGAGGGAATCACGAAGCTCCGGAGATAAATGCGCTATTTGGATTTCGTGTTGAATGCATCGAGAGAATG GGAGAAACGGATGGTACTTGGGCGTGGAAGCGGTTCAATCAGATTTTTAACTGTCTCCCCCTTGCGGCCCTTATTGAGAAGAAGATTATCTGTATGCATGGAGGCATAGGGAGTTCAATTCGTTCAGTAGAGCAGATAGAGAAATTAGAGAGACCTCTAATCGTGGACACTGGATCTTCAGTTTTAATGGATTTGCTATG GTCAGATCCCACTGAAAATGACAGCGTAGAGGGATTAAGACCGAATTCCAGGGGTCCTGGTCTTGTTTCATTCGGG CCTGATCGGGTGATAGACTTCTGCAAGAGGAATAATCTAGAACTCATTATAAGAGCCCATGAATGTGTCATGGATGGATTTGAGCGCTTTGCCCAGGGGCAATTGATCACCATTTTCTCCGCAACAAACTATTGTG GAACCGCGAGAAATGCTGGAGCAATACTGGTAGTCGGCAGAGACCTAGTTATTGTGCCAAAGTTGATTCATCCCTTGCCACCTCCCATGCAATCAGAAGAGGAATATCCAGGGCGAATGACAGAAGATACATGGATGCAg GAACTTAACATTCAAAGACCGCCAACTCCTACCAGAGGTCGTCCGAAGCCTGCACTTGATAGGTATTCACTTGCATACAAGTAA